The following proteins are encoded in a genomic region of Phoenix dactylifera cultivar Barhee BC4 unplaced genomic scaffold, palm_55x_up_171113_PBpolish2nd_filt_p 000522F, whole genome shotgun sequence:
- the LOC120106305 gene encoding G2/mitotic-specific cyclin S13-7-like isoform X1, whose protein sequence is MASTHVVPQQQRGDVPIPIAKQKAAAGGDGKIRRALGDIGNLVTVRGVEGKLQPQISRPVARISGAQILANAQLAAIATADKKTVVVAADAAVGKGCAKAVKPKVTVKPKPEEIIEISPDTDEEQRHVNQQNFRKTSSRKKVHTFSSVLTARSKAALGIIDKPKDLVHDIDAVDANDQLAVVDYVEDIYKFYKLAENSRRPNDYMDSQVEINAKIRAILADWLIEVHHKFELMPETLYLAFYIIDRYLSMETVRRRELQLVGVSAMLIACKYEEIWAPEVSDFICISDSAYSREQILSKEKVILNKLEWNLTVPTPYMFLVRFLKAAMLDKEMEHMTFFFAELGLMHYSMIMYCPSLIAASAVYAARCTLKKTPFWSKTLEHHTGFSEPQLLECAQHLVSFHSLAAESKLKVVFRKYSSPQCGAVALHPPATKLLDELKAALT, encoded by the exons ATGGCATCGACGCACGTAGTTCCTCAGCAGCAGAGAG GTGATGTTCCTATTCCCATTGCCAAACAGAAAGCAGCAGCCGGAGGAGACGGAAAGATCCGTCGAGCATTAGGAGACATTGGCAATCTTGTAACGGTCCGGGGTGTTGAGGG GAAACTACAGCCTCAGATCTCTCGCCCTGTGGCTAG aaTTTCGGGTGCTCAGATTCTGGCAAATGCACAATTAGCTGCTATTGCCACTGCTGATAAG AAGACAGTGGTTGTAGCTGCTGATGCAGCAGTGGGAAAGGGCTGTGCAAAGGCTGTCAAGCCAAAAGTTACTGTTAAGCCCAAGCCTGAGGAAATTATCGAAATCAGTCCTGACACAGATGAAGAACAGAGGCATGTTAACCAGCAAAATTTTAGGAAGACCTCTTCAAGGAAGAAAGTCCACACTTTCAGTTCAGTACTGACTGCACGAAGCAAG GCTGCTCTTGGGATTATTGATAAACCGAAAGATCTGGTTCATGATATCGATGCTGTGGATGCCAACGATCAGTTAGCTGTTGTGGATTATGTAGAAGATATCTACAAGTTTTACAAACTTGCTGAG AACTCTAGACGACCAAATGACTACATGGACTCCCAGGTTGAGATCAATGCAAAGATAAGAGCTATTCTGGCTGACTGGTTGATTGAAGTACACCATAAGTTTGAGCTGATGCCTGAGACCCTCTATCTCGCATTTTACATAATTGATCGGTACCTATCGATGGAAACAGTCCGAAGGAGGGAGTTGCAGCTTGTGGGTGTGAGTGCAATGCTCATTGCCTGCAAGTATGAGGAGATATGGGCTCCAGAG GTCAGCGACTTCATATGCATATCGGACAGTGCATATAGCAGAGAGCAGATATTGAGCAAGGAGAAAGTAATTCTGAACAAGCTTGAATGGAACTTAACTGTTCCCACGCCCTACATGTTCCTCGTGCGTTTTCTGAAAGCAGCCATGTTGGATAAAGAG ATGGAGCACATGACCTTCTTCTTTGCTGAGTTGGGTTTGATGCATTACTCAATGATAATGTACTGCCCATCCTTGATTGCTGCTTCTGCTGTCTATGCGGCACGTTGCACACTCAAGAAGACTCCTTTCTGGAGCAAAACACTCGAGCATCACACAGGCTTCTCAGAGCCGCAGTTATT GGAATGTGCACAGCATCTAGTAAGCTTTCATTCCTTGGCAGCAGAGAGTAAGTTGAAAGTGGTGTTTAGGAAGTACTCCAGCCCTCAATGTGGTGCTGTTGCCTTGCATCCTCCTGCTACTAAACTGCTCGATGAGCTAAAGGCAGCTTTGACATGA
- the LOC103721798 gene encoding glutathione S-transferase U17-like isoform X2 has translation MVIVPSPSPPSSSSILTNSGGRSPSCQQILMNELLCASGAILLMTQIHEHRPSVRGQPNKVSSTSYRLFAVFALILFVTIEGLIKKLRPSFGAILRSSAEGQGAAVDNFRQNLEFLEAELRDGFCKGRKFFGGERIGLLDIVMGCGLYWNSASEDVLGLKIIDQESFPFFTSWFESFNEAKEVKEVIPPTEKLVEYVKGLLQKMFN, from the exons ATGGTGATCGTCCCATCGCCGAGTCCACCATCATCATCGAGTATATTGACGAATTCTGGAGGGAGAAGCCCATCCTGCCAACAGATCCTTATGAACGAGCTGTTGTGCGCTTCTGGTGCCATTTTGTTGATGACACA GATTCATGAGCATAGGCCATCGGTGCGTGGTCAACCTAATAAAGTATCCTCTACTTCATATAGACTATTTGCTGTATTCGCTTTGATATTATTTGTCACAATTGAAGGCCTCATCAAAAAG CTACGTCCATCATTTGGAGCAATCCTTCGTTCCTCAGCAGAAGGACAAGGGGCAGCAGTTGACAATTTTCGCCAAAACCTAGAGTTTCTTGAAGCTGAGCTTCGTGATGGCTTTTGTAAGGGAAGAAAATTTTTTGGTGGCGAAAGAATTGGCCTTCTGGACATTGTTATGGGTTGTGGCTTATACTGGAATTCGGCATCTGAAGATGTATTAGGGCTAAAGATCATAGATCAAGAGTCCTTCCCTTTTTTCACATCCTGGTTTGAAAGTTTCAATGAAGCCAAGGAGGTGAAGGAAGTCATCCCACCAACTGAGAAATTGGTTGAGTATGTAAAAGGCTTGCTTCAGAAAATGTTCAATTAG
- the LOC120106305 gene encoding G2/mitotic-specific cyclin S13-7-like isoform X2, whose amino-acid sequence MASTHVVPQQQRGDVPIPIAKQKAAAGGDGKIRRALGDIGNLVTVRGVEGKLQPQISRPVARISGAQILANAQLAAIATADKTVVVAADAAVGKGCAKAVKPKVTVKPKPEEIIEISPDTDEEQRHVNQQNFRKTSSRKKVHTFSSVLTARSKAALGIIDKPKDLVHDIDAVDANDQLAVVDYVEDIYKFYKLAENSRRPNDYMDSQVEINAKIRAILADWLIEVHHKFELMPETLYLAFYIIDRYLSMETVRRRELQLVGVSAMLIACKYEEIWAPEVSDFICISDSAYSREQILSKEKVILNKLEWNLTVPTPYMFLVRFLKAAMLDKEMEHMTFFFAELGLMHYSMIMYCPSLIAASAVYAARCTLKKTPFWSKTLEHHTGFSEPQLLECAQHLVSFHSLAAESKLKVVFRKYSSPQCGAVALHPPATKLLDELKAALT is encoded by the exons ATGGCATCGACGCACGTAGTTCCTCAGCAGCAGAGAG GTGATGTTCCTATTCCCATTGCCAAACAGAAAGCAGCAGCCGGAGGAGACGGAAAGATCCGTCGAGCATTAGGAGACATTGGCAATCTTGTAACGGTCCGGGGTGTTGAGGG GAAACTACAGCCTCAGATCTCTCGCCCTGTGGCTAG aaTTTCGGGTGCTCAGATTCTGGCAAATGCACAATTAGCTGCTATTGCCACTGCTGATAAG ACAGTGGTTGTAGCTGCTGATGCAGCAGTGGGAAAGGGCTGTGCAAAGGCTGTCAAGCCAAAAGTTACTGTTAAGCCCAAGCCTGAGGAAATTATCGAAATCAGTCCTGACACAGATGAAGAACAGAGGCATGTTAACCAGCAAAATTTTAGGAAGACCTCTTCAAGGAAGAAAGTCCACACTTTCAGTTCAGTACTGACTGCACGAAGCAAG GCTGCTCTTGGGATTATTGATAAACCGAAAGATCTGGTTCATGATATCGATGCTGTGGATGCCAACGATCAGTTAGCTGTTGTGGATTATGTAGAAGATATCTACAAGTTTTACAAACTTGCTGAG AACTCTAGACGACCAAATGACTACATGGACTCCCAGGTTGAGATCAATGCAAAGATAAGAGCTATTCTGGCTGACTGGTTGATTGAAGTACACCATAAGTTTGAGCTGATGCCTGAGACCCTCTATCTCGCATTTTACATAATTGATCGGTACCTATCGATGGAAACAGTCCGAAGGAGGGAGTTGCAGCTTGTGGGTGTGAGTGCAATGCTCATTGCCTGCAAGTATGAGGAGATATGGGCTCCAGAG GTCAGCGACTTCATATGCATATCGGACAGTGCATATAGCAGAGAGCAGATATTGAGCAAGGAGAAAGTAATTCTGAACAAGCTTGAATGGAACTTAACTGTTCCCACGCCCTACATGTTCCTCGTGCGTTTTCTGAAAGCAGCCATGTTGGATAAAGAG ATGGAGCACATGACCTTCTTCTTTGCTGAGTTGGGTTTGATGCATTACTCAATGATAATGTACTGCCCATCCTTGATTGCTGCTTCTGCTGTCTATGCGGCACGTTGCACACTCAAGAAGACTCCTTTCTGGAGCAAAACACTCGAGCATCACACAGGCTTCTCAGAGCCGCAGTTATT GGAATGTGCACAGCATCTAGTAAGCTTTCATTCCTTGGCAGCAGAGAGTAAGTTGAAAGTGGTGTTTAGGAAGTACTCCAGCCCTCAATGTGGTGCTGTTGCCTTGCATCCTCCTGCTACTAAACTGCTCGATGAGCTAAAGGCAGCTTTGACATGA
- the LOC103721798 gene encoding glutathione transferase GST 23-like isoform X1 gives MEGAPLKLHGMWASFYVHRVQLVLHLKGVEYEYVEEDLSNKSRALLLQNPVHKKVPVLLHGDRPIAESTIIIEYIDEFWREKPILPTDPYERAVVRFWCHFVDDTLRPSFGAILRSSAEGQGAAVDNFRQNLEFLEAELRDGFCKGRKFFGGERIGLLDIVMGCGLYWNSASEDVLGLKIIDQESFPFFTSWFESFNEAKEVKEVIPPTEKLVEYVKGLLQKMFN, from the exons ATGGAGGGAGCTCCTCTCAAGCTTCATGGCATGTGGGCGAGCTTTTATGTGCATCGCGTCCAACTGGTCCTCCATCTGAAGGGCGTGGAGTACGAGTACGTAGAGGAGGATCTTAGCAACAAGAGCCGTGCCCTCTTGCTCCAGAACCCTGTGCACAAGAAGGTCCCAGTCCTGCTCCATGGTGATCGTCCCATCGCCGAGTCCACCATCATCATCGAGTATATTGACGAATTCTGGAGGGAGAAGCCCATCCTGCCAACAGATCCTTATGAACGAGCTGTTGTGCGCTTCTGGTGCCATTTTGTTGATGACACA CTACGTCCATCATTTGGAGCAATCCTTCGTTCCTCAGCAGAAGGACAAGGGGCAGCAGTTGACAATTTTCGCCAAAACCTAGAGTTTCTTGAAGCTGAGCTTCGTGATGGCTTTTGTAAGGGAAGAAAATTTTTTGGTGGCGAAAGAATTGGCCTTCTGGACATTGTTATGGGTTGTGGCTTATACTGGAATTCGGCATCTGAAGATGTATTAGGGCTAAAGATCATAGATCAAGAGTCCTTCCCTTTTTTCACATCCTGGTTTGAAAGTTTCAATGAAGCCAAGGAGGTGAAGGAAGTCATCCCACCAACTGAGAAATTGGTTGAGTATGTAAAAGGCTTGCTTCAGAAAATGTTCAATTAG